One genomic region from Sphingobacterium sp. UGAL515B_05 encodes:
- the nuoH gene encoding NADH-quinone oxidoreductase subunit NuoH, producing MEWSFVIEKLILVSIVFVITLVIAMYSTLAERKIAGFMQDRYGPDRAGIFGILQPLCDGGKFFFKEEIIPAGAHKVLFILGPTIAIITACISSAVIPWGQELQIGDRTISLQVAQGINVGVLYMFGVIALGVYGIMLGGWASNNKFSLMGAIRAASQSISYEIAMGLSLIALLMVTRTLTLEEIVAQQSGFVNWNIWSQPLGFLIFMVCAFAECNRVPFDLPECETELVGGYHTEYSSMKLGLYMFSEYINMFVSSALMASLYFGGYNFPFMNDLGWSANMITIVGVVAFFIKILLFIFFFMWVRWTLPRFRYDQLMNLGWKMLIPLAIANIVLTGVFTLIKDTYFS from the coding sequence ATGGAGTGGTCTTTTGTCATCGAAAAATTAATACTGGTGTCCATAGTTTTCGTTATCACCTTGGTGATCGCGATGTATTCGACACTTGCGGAACGTAAAATTGCAGGCTTTATGCAAGATCGATATGGGCCTGATCGGGCTGGTATCTTCGGGATCTTACAACCCTTGTGCGACGGGGGGAAGTTTTTCTTTAAAGAGGAAATTATCCCGGCAGGCGCACATAAGGTGCTCTTTATTTTGGGACCTACAATTGCGATTATAACGGCATGTATTAGTTCAGCCGTTATTCCATGGGGGCAGGAGCTACAGATTGGAGACCGAACGATTTCTTTGCAGGTTGCACAAGGAATCAATGTAGGGGTGTTGTATATGTTTGGTGTGATTGCACTGGGTGTATATGGTATCATGTTGGGCGGCTGGGCTTCCAATAATAAATTCTCACTTATGGGGGCAATTCGTGCAGCATCACAGAGTATCAGCTATGAGATTGCAATGGGATTATCACTTATTGCGCTATTGATGGTAACGCGCACTTTGACACTCGAAGAAATCGTTGCACAACAGTCGGGTTTTGTCAATTGGAATATCTGGTCACAGCCCTTGGGCTTTCTCATTTTTATGGTCTGTGCTTTCGCCGAATGTAATCGGGTTCCTTTTGATTTGCCAGAATGTGAAACGGAGCTTGTTGGTGGCTACCATACGGAGTACTCCTCCATGAAATTGGGGCTTTATATGTTTTCCGAATACATCAATATGTTTGTTTCCTCGGCGCTGATGGCATCTCTTTATTTTGGCGGATACAATTTCCCTTTTATGAATGATCTGGGATGGTCGGCCAATATGATCACGATCGTCGGGGTGGTTGCATTCTTCATTAAAATATTGCTGTTTATCTTTTTCTTTATGTGGGTGCGCTGGACTTTACCACGTTTCCGCTACGATCAATTGATGAATCTGGGCTGGAAGATGTTGATTCCATTGGCGATTGCCAATATTGTACTTACAGGTGTATTTACATTGATTAAAGATACTTATTTCTCATAA
- a CDS encoding NuoI/complex I 23 kDa subunit family protein, with protein MQLTNRKKVIEQKPMTFSERIYFPAIIKGLRITLRHFFKKIPTIKYPEEIRPYSKNFRGQHSLKRDEEGRERCTACGLCALSCPAEAITMTAAERKKGEEHLYREEKYASVYEINMLRCIFCGLCEEACPKEAIYLDGPHVTADYLRKDFIYGKDKLVEPTFDITKLKS; from the coding sequence ATGCAACTAACCAATCGTAAAAAAGTAATTGAACAAAAACCGATGACATTTTCGGAAAGAATTTACTTTCCCGCTATTATCAAAGGTTTACGCATTACATTAAGGCATTTTTTTAAGAAAATTCCAACCATTAAATATCCGGAGGAAATAAGACCTTATTCGAAAAACTTCAGGGGCCAGCATTCGCTCAAACGTGACGAAGAAGGGCGTGAGCGTTGTACAGCCTGTGGATTATGTGCCTTATCCTGCCCTGCGGAGGCGATTACAATGACCGCTGCGGAGCGTAAAAAAGGGGAGGAGCATCTTTATCGCGAGGAAAAATATGCGTCAGTATATGAAATCAATATGTTGCGTTGTATTTTCTGTGGCTTGTGTGAAGAGGCTTGCCCGAAAGAAGCGATCTATTTGGATGGACCACATGTGACAGCAGATTATCTCCGTAAGGATTTTATCTATGGAAAAGACAAATTGGTCGAACCAACTTTTGATATTACCAAGTTAAAGAGCTAA
- a CDS encoding NADH-quinone oxidoreductase subunit J has protein sequence MTVFYFVAFLSIFFALMTIFTKNPVHSVLYLVITFFTFTVHYILLNAQFLAVVNFIVYMGAIMVLFLFVLMLLNLNKDIEPMKSNLVKFMGVIAGCCLLVTFFGVYRVFDISNPLTVVNPEIGLVKNLGKVLFNEFLLPFELSSLLLLTAMIGAILLAKKEPKQI, from the coding sequence ATGACAGTATTTTATTTTGTAGCCTTCTTGTCTATTTTCTTTGCGCTGATGACCATTTTTACAAAAAATCCTGTGCACAGTGTATTGTATCTGGTCATTACGTTTTTCACGTTTACCGTACATTATATTCTTTTGAATGCGCAGTTTTTGGCTGTGGTGAATTTCATCGTATACATGGGAGCCATCATGGTTTTGTTTTTATTTGTATTGATGCTGCTCAACCTGAATAAGGATATCGAACCCATGAAATCCAATTTGGTTAAGTTTATGGGCGTAATCGCCGGCTGTTGCCTATTGGTGACTTTCTTCGGTGTATACCGCGTATTTGATATTTCTAATCCCTTGACTGTTGTTAATCCAGAAATTGGGTTGGTTAAGAATCTGGGTAAGGTGTTGTTTAACGAATTTTTGCTTCCTTTTGAGTTATCATCATTATTGTTATTGACGGCAATGATTGGAGCAATATTATTAGCTAAGAAAGAACCTAAACAAATCTAA
- the nuoK gene encoding NADH-quinone oxidoreductase subunit NuoK, whose protein sequence is METVVQQLQGVPINHYLIFCAIIFVIGVIGVLIRRNVIIIMMSIELMLNAVNLLLAAFSVQHGDSSGQVFVFFIMALAAAEVAVGLAIIIMVYRNTKSVDIDSLNKLRW, encoded by the coding sequence ATGGAAACAGTTGTTCAACAGTTGCAGGGGGTGCCAATAAATCATTATCTGATTTTTTGTGCGATTATTTTCGTTATTGGTGTTATTGGTGTTCTTATTCGCCGTAACGTCATTATTATTATGATGTCTATTGAATTGATGCTTAACGCGGTAAATCTTCTTTTGGCTGCTTTTTCAGTGCAGCATGGCGATTCATCCGGGCAGGTGTTTGTCTTCTTTATCATGGCATTGGCGGCGGCAGAAGTTGCCGTTGGCTTGGCGATTATTATTATGGTATATCGGAATACGAAGTCTGTGGATATCGATTCCTTAAATAAACTGCGTTGGTAG
- the nuoL gene encoding NADH-quinone oxidoreductase subunit L: MSELVWLIPLLPLIGFIVNGLGRNTFSKGMIGAVGSAVVLISFVCSCLLFSEVYQARQAGQAGIIEQHVFDWIAVGNLKVGLSFLVDPLSAIMLLIVTGIGFLIHVYSIGYMHHDSGFGKFFAYLNLFIFFMLLLVLGSNYLVMFIGWEGVGLCSYLLIGFWYKNSSYANAAKKAFVMNRIGDLGFLLAVFLILGTFGSLEFSTVFPAAKNFAVGDITVVSITILLFIAATGKSAQIPLFTWLPDAMAGPTPVSALIHAATMVTAGIYMIARSNVLFILSPFTLQLITVIAICTALLAAAIALTQNDIKKVLAYSTVSQLGYMFLGLGVGAFTGAFFHVLTHAFFKALLFLGAGSVIHGMSEEQDMRKMGGLKKAMPITYLTMLMGTIAIAGIPPFSGFFSKDEILAGAFAASPVLWGLGFIGALMTAFYMFRMLFMTFSGTFRGTEEQKHHLHESPKSMTMPLIVLAILSVVGGVINLPAVLGGNHWLEDFLAPVFSEGKAIIPATHHLEHSTEYVLMAVSVVGVLIMVALSFNKYVKRQQLPEAGEGTRSFLANLSYNKFYVDELYDSIIVRPINWLSAFFGNVVDQRGIDGVVNGAGKATFDTGKVLRLLQNGNVGFYLLMMVIGVIAIFIYGLLSL, encoded by the coding sequence ATGAGTGAATTAGTCTGGTTGATTCCCCTTTTGCCCTTAATCGGGTTTATAGTGAACGGATTGGGTAGGAATACCTTTTCCAAAGGTATGATAGGCGCTGTTGGCAGCGCTGTAGTGCTTATTTCTTTTGTATGTAGCTGTCTTCTGTTCTCCGAAGTCTACCAAGCGAGACAAGCTGGACAAGCAGGCATCATTGAACAACATGTATTTGATTGGATTGCAGTGGGCAATCTCAAGGTTGGATTGTCTTTTTTGGTAGACCCGTTAAGTGCGATCATGCTCTTAATCGTTACGGGAATTGGTTTCCTTATCCATGTCTATTCCATTGGTTATATGCATCATGATAGTGGATTTGGTAAGTTCTTCGCTTATTTGAATCTCTTTATCTTTTTTATGTTGCTATTGGTATTGGGTTCCAATTACCTGGTCATGTTCATTGGCTGGGAAGGTGTAGGACTATGTTCTTACTTATTGATCGGCTTTTGGTACAAAAATAGTTCCTATGCAAATGCAGCGAAAAAAGCATTTGTGATGAATAGAATAGGTGATTTGGGTTTTCTACTTGCGGTATTTTTAATACTCGGAACCTTTGGGTCTTTAGAATTTTCAACTGTATTTCCAGCAGCTAAGAATTTCGCTGTCGGTGATATTACTGTCGTTAGCATTACCATTTTATTGTTTATTGCTGCGACAGGTAAATCTGCGCAGATACCTTTGTTTACCTGGTTGCCAGATGCCATGGCTGGCCCGACACCCGTGTCGGCCCTGATCCATGCGGCGACGATGGTTACAGCCGGTATTTATATGATTGCACGTTCCAATGTATTGTTTATTCTTTCACCGTTTACCTTACAACTCATTACAGTCATCGCTATTTGTACAGCACTACTGGCTGCTGCGATTGCACTGACGCAGAATGATATTAAGAAAGTATTGGCTTATTCAACCGTTTCACAACTTGGGTATATGTTCCTTGGCCTTGGTGTCGGAGCATTTACGGGAGCGTTTTTCCATGTATTGACTCATGCCTTCTTCAAAGCTTTACTATTCTTAGGGGCTGGATCTGTTATACATGGTATGAGTGAGGAACAGGATATGCGTAAAATGGGCGGCTTGAAGAAAGCAATGCCTATTACTTATCTGACGATGTTGATGGGGACAATTGCGATTGCGGGAATTCCGCCATTCTCAGGTTTCTTCTCCAAAGACGAAATATTGGCGGGCGCTTTTGCCGCTAGTCCGGTCTTATGGGGTTTAGGGTTTATTGGTGCATTAATGACGGCATTCTATATGTTTAGAATGTTGTTTATGACATTTTCTGGAACATTTCGTGGTACGGAAGAGCAAAAGCATCATTTGCATGAATCTCCGAAGAGTATGACCATGCCACTCATTGTATTGGCTATACTTTCTGTGGTTGGAGGTGTAATCAACTTACCAGCTGTTTTGGGCGGTAATCATTGGCTTGAGGATTTCCTGGCGCCAGTGTTCTCAGAGGGAAAAGCGATAATACCTGCAACTCATCATTTGGAACACAGTACTGAATATGTATTAATGGCCGTTTCTGTTGTTGGGGTATTGATTATGGTTGCTTTATCCTTTAATAAGTATGTTAAACGACAACAGTTACCTGAAGCGGGAGAAGGTACCAGAAGTTTCTTGGCGAATCTATCTTACAATAAGTTTTACGTGGATGAACTTTATGATAGCATCATTGTACGTCCAATCAATTGGCTCTCGGCTTTCTTTGGGAATGTTGTGGATCAACGTGGGATTGACGGTGTTGTTAACGGTGCCGGGAAAGCAACATTTGATACAGGAAAAGTATTGCGTTTGCTCCAGAATGGTAATGTTGGTTTTTATTTATTGATGATGGTAATTGGGGTGATTGCCATTTTCATCTATGGATTGTTGAGTCTTTAA
- a CDS encoding NADH-quinone oxidoreductase subunit M, protein MDNLFLLILLPLISALILTFLKTNAAKSIALILSLLSLALTIPFLCTFDANGGMQFEQNWLWISSLHIHFHIGVDGISLPLILLTNGLMPLIIATTFKKDYKGNFYALMAFMQAGLLLVFMALDAFTFYVGWEIALIPIYFICALWGEGDRIRVNLKFFIYTFLGSLLMLIGILYLYQQVPNRDFEWTSFIALDLGGNTQRWLFWAFFVAFAIKIPIFPFHTWQPNTYTNAPAAGTMLLAGIMLKMGVYGLMRWLLPIAPAGVALYGHFAMILCVIGIVYASIIAIKQDDVKRLIAYSSIAHVGLISAGVFTWNTNGLSGATIQMLNHGISVIGLFYVLDIIQQRTQTRSLTELGGIASKAPRLAIFFMIICMGAVGLPLTNGFIGEFLLLKGVFQYGFWFAVFAGLTLILGAVYILRLYQGTMLGETTERTIQFEDVKGTELIVLTVVSVLILYIGIFPNFLLNLSAGSVEVLSTFLGR, encoded by the coding sequence ATGGATAACTTGTTTTTACTTATTTTATTGCCGTTAATAAGCGCATTGATTCTAACGTTCTTAAAGACCAATGCTGCAAAGTCTATTGCCTTGATTTTATCATTACTGTCTTTGGCCTTGACTATTCCTTTCCTTTGTACTTTTGACGCGAATGGCGGAATGCAATTTGAACAAAATTGGCTATGGATTTCTTCATTGCATATTCATTTTCATATCGGCGTTGATGGAATTAGCTTGCCGTTGATCTTATTGACGAATGGGCTGATGCCTTTAATTATTGCAACAACCTTTAAGAAGGATTATAAAGGAAACTTTTATGCATTAATGGCTTTTATGCAAGCGGGCTTATTGCTCGTATTTATGGCCTTGGATGCGTTTACTTTTTATGTGGGTTGGGAGATTGCCCTGATTCCGATTTATTTTATTTGTGCACTTTGGGGTGAAGGAGATCGTATCCGCGTAAATTTGAAATTCTTTATTTATACTTTTTTGGGTAGCCTTTTGATGTTGATCGGTATTCTTTATCTCTATCAACAAGTGCCCAATCGTGATTTTGAATGGACTTCATTTATTGCATTAGATTTGGGGGGAAATACACAGCGATGGTTGTTTTGGGCTTTTTTTGTTGCTTTCGCCATCAAAATACCAATTTTTCCTTTTCATACTTGGCAACCCAATACGTATACAAACGCACCTGCAGCAGGTACGATGTTGTTGGCGGGTATCATGCTCAAAATGGGGGTTTATGGTTTAATGCGTTGGCTATTGCCTATCGCACCAGCCGGTGTTGCTCTATACGGACATTTTGCAATGATCTTATGCGTTATTGGGATCGTTTATGCTTCCATTATTGCAATTAAACAAGATGATGTGAAGCGATTGATCGCCTATTCATCAATAGCCCACGTTGGCTTAATTAGTGCTGGTGTCTTCACATGGAATACGAATGGCCTGAGTGGAGCAACTATTCAAATGTTAAATCACGGTATTTCTGTGATAGGGCTTTTTTATGTGTTGGATATTATTCAGCAACGCACACAGACACGTAGTCTCACTGAGCTTGGTGGAATAGCAAGCAAGGCACCTCGGTTGGCCATCTTCTTTATGATTATTTGTATGGGAGCAGTGGGGTTACCATTAACGAATGGGTTTATTGGTGAGTTTTTATTATTGAAAGGCGTTTTTCAATATGGATTTTGGTTTGCTGTTTTTGCGGGTTTAACCTTAATTCTGGGTGCAGTTTATATCCTTAGGCTTTATCAAGGAACGATGCTGGGAGAAACGACCGAAAGAACTATACAATTTGAAGATGTAAAAGGAACGGAACTTATTGTATTGACAGTGGTCTCTGTCTTGATCCTTTATATTGGTATATTCCCTAATTTCCTATTGAACCTTTCTGCAGGTTCTGTGGAAGTTTTAAGTACATTTTTAGGCAGATAA
- a CDS encoding NADH-quinone oxidoreductase subunit N, with protein sequence MGAIITLSILALVVLYLGLFKMKSMLLPVSILGFLVAIGFLWNDWTSTSGPLYSGMVHFDHYAIAFSILCIAVTLCIFVISKGYFDEEGQIAEYYSLLIFSLTGAVLVNSYHNFSMLFLGIEIMSVALYILVGIRKRDKASNEAALKYFLMGAFSTGFLLFGIALLYGATGSFDLSEIKNYVVNNPQAISPLFYGGILLLIVGLTFKVGAVPFHFWTPDVYDGAPILITSYMSTVVKVASFAGLLRLFSYSLLPLQDFWTPVFLVIAILTLFVGNISALMQSSFKRMLAYSSVSHAGYMLFAIVAVGATSANSIFAYGLAYSLATIVAFTGLILVKKTTGSEHFEAFNGLGKRNPLLAFAITIAMLSLAGIPLTAGFIGKFMMFSSVMENYHIVLLVLAVINAGIAVYYYLKVVVAMYFRDSDESCVNVQWNYSFVLFLAVVLTILIGVYPDCLLKLI encoded by the coding sequence ATGGGTGCAATAATTACACTTTCGATATTAGCATTAGTCGTCCTTTACCTTGGCTTATTCAAGATGAAATCTATGCTGCTGCCTGTTTCTATTCTTGGCTTCTTGGTCGCAATTGGTTTCTTATGGAATGACTGGACTTCTACCAGCGGACCTCTCTATAGTGGGATGGTTCATTTTGATCATTATGCTATTGCTTTCTCGATCTTATGTATCGCAGTTACCTTGTGCATCTTTGTAATCTCAAAGGGATATTTTGATGAGGAGGGACAAATTGCGGAGTATTATTCATTATTGATTTTCTCGCTCACAGGTGCTGTTCTTGTCAATAGTTATCATAATTTTTCAATGCTTTTTTTAGGTATTGAAATTATGTCTGTAGCGCTTTATATTTTGGTCGGTATACGTAAAAGAGACAAAGCATCAAATGAAGCTGCATTAAAGTACTTTTTAATGGGAGCTTTCTCTACTGGGTTTCTGCTGTTTGGTATTGCCCTGTTATACGGTGCTACTGGATCATTTGATTTAAGTGAAATCAAAAACTATGTCGTCAATAACCCGCAGGCAATTTCACCTTTGTTTTATGGTGGAATATTGCTCCTCATTGTGGGATTGACGTTCAAGGTGGGCGCTGTTCCCTTTCATTTCTGGACACCTGATGTTTATGACGGGGCTCCGATACTGATTACGAGTTATATGAGTACGGTCGTTAAAGTTGCTTCTTTTGCTGGATTGTTACGTTTATTCAGTTATAGTCTATTGCCTTTACAAGATTTTTGGACGCCAGTTTTCTTAGTGATCGCCATTCTCACCTTATTTGTTGGAAATATTTCTGCATTAATGCAGTCTTCTTTCAAACGTATGCTTGCTTATTCAAGTGTTTCGCATGCTGGGTATATGTTATTTGCGATTGTTGCAGTTGGGGCTACTTCGGCTAATAGTATCTTTGCTTATGGCCTTGCCTACTCGCTGGCAACCATTGTTGCCTTTACAGGATTGATTCTTGTCAAGAAAACGACTGGATCTGAGCATTTTGAAGCTTTCAATGGTTTGGGTAAACGAAATCCTTTGCTTGCATTTGCCATTACAATAGCCATGCTTTCTCTTGCGGGAATACCGTTGACAGCTGGATTTATTGGTAAGTTTATGATGTTTTCTTCCGTTATGGAAAATTATCATATTGTTTTGCTGGTATTGGCAGTAATCAATGCGGGCATTGCTGTGTATTACTACTTGAAAGTTGTCGTTGCGATGTACTTTAGAGACAGCGACGAGTCTTGTGTTAATGTGCAATGGAACTATTCATTTGTCCTATTTCTTGCTGTTGTGCTTACAATTTTGATAGGGGTATACCCAGACTGCCTTTTAAAATTAATATAA
- a CDS encoding DUF5686 family protein has protein sequence MAFKVCVKSFSIRVLSVLLFLVICGQVIAQDFIRGKVVDAQTGKGISRVSINWLGEDRGGTSDTLGYFKIQDAKKFRQLVFGAVGYERRTVDVRRLQDSMLTVHLIASNNTLEEVIVNRKNKKPKDPAIALIEQVIAHRPQNHYTRIPEIRFDEYEKTQFGFVNPEDKAKKFPKPFRFLFENVDSTAFRGLTIAPFYLEENYANVYSSHNPDRSKKIVISHNQTELNPRFFNNDNWQTRFQTILRDVDLYDNTIQVTNKGILSPIATGATAFYKYKIQDTIKIEGKDYIELHFEGKSAIDLLFYGDLLISDDTRFAVHRATLNIGRTANINWINDVQIELSYSEFKNGSMLPVHADLKMLFGGSKSDVLYGRRETQYLGHRTDSISNENFAGVPVEKRYLLQSASNVPIVGVRPSPLSHAELGAYQKVDSVQNMRSFNQLVALGYLLAKGYYNAGKVEFGPLEYLYSRNNYEGNRFRMSGRTTRLFSEKAYIEGYTAYGDKDKALKYYLSTAFTLNGERIVQFPANYLRFTVQHDVMEPGRGLGFLKGDGFFRSFGKNRPNKWQFNDIYRLDHLIEFGNHISVGTAFTHTRRQPRGDLFYINSLPIPDTVRQVNTNDLQLILRWAPNEEFTYHNLDRGTVENKYPIFTLQYNKGLKGFWGADYSYDALRFSVFKRLFLSPAGQADFEFSGGRIWGKHLPYTLLELPEVNRDKQGPLVNFDLMATSEFVSDQFLKLTYYHNWNGFFFNRIPLFRRLKWREVTGFKAFYGKLSDANNPFVTPENIQFEADKDGIIQTKALRNKPYVEGLVGVDNIFKLIRLEYKKRLSYKGGEGVPSDTFTASLHFNF, from the coding sequence ATGGCGTTTAAAGTGTGTGTTAAATCTTTTTCGATTCGTGTTTTAAGTGTGTTACTTTTCCTCGTTATCTGCGGACAAGTAATTGCACAGGACTTTATTCGTGGAAAGGTCGTTGATGCGCAAACAGGCAAGGGTATTTCAAGGGTTTCAATTAACTGGCTTGGGGAAGATCGTGGTGGCACGAGCGATACCCTTGGATATTTTAAGATTCAGGATGCCAAGAAATTCCGACAGCTTGTATTTGGAGCAGTGGGCTATGAGCGGAGGACAGTGGATGTTCGTCGGTTACAAGATTCTATGCTGACGGTGCACTTAATTGCCTCGAATAATACATTAGAGGAAGTCATCGTCAATAGAAAAAACAAAAAGCCTAAAGATCCAGCTATTGCACTGATTGAACAGGTAATAGCACATCGACCACAAAATCATTATACCCGTATACCTGAAATTCGTTTTGACGAATACGAGAAGACGCAATTTGGTTTTGTCAATCCTGAAGATAAAGCGAAGAAATTTCCGAAACCATTCCGATTCCTCTTTGAAAATGTCGATTCTACAGCTTTTCGGGGACTGACGATTGCACCGTTTTATTTAGAAGAAAACTATGCTAATGTCTATTCATCCCATAATCCAGATCGTAGTAAGAAGATTGTCATCAGCCACAATCAGACCGAATTAAATCCACGCTTTTTTAACAATGATAATTGGCAGACGCGGTTTCAGACAATACTCCGCGATGTTGACCTCTACGATAATACGATTCAGGTCACAAACAAGGGTATCTTAAGCCCTATCGCTACCGGTGCCACGGCTTTTTATAAATACAAAATTCAAGATACGATAAAGATTGAAGGGAAGGATTATATTGAGCTCCATTTTGAAGGCAAATCGGCTATTGATTTGCTCTTTTACGGCGATCTACTCATCTCCGACGATACAAGGTTTGCTGTTCATCGCGCGACCTTGAATATAGGCCGTACAGCGAATATCAATTGGATAAATGACGTGCAGATAGAGCTCAGCTATAGCGAATTTAAAAACGGTAGTATGCTTCCCGTTCATGCAGACCTGAAAATGTTATTTGGCGGGAGTAAGTCGGATGTATTGTATGGACGTAGGGAAACGCAGTACCTCGGACATCGCACAGATTCTATTTCGAACGAAAATTTTGCTGGGGTACCTGTCGAAAAAAGATATCTCCTGCAATCTGCGTCAAATGTACCAATCGTCGGCGTCAGACCAAGCCCATTAAGCCATGCTGAATTAGGGGCATATCAAAAAGTTGATTCGGTGCAGAATATGCGGTCTTTTAATCAGTTGGTAGCATTGGGTTATTTATTGGCAAAGGGGTATTATAATGCCGGGAAGGTTGAGTTTGGACCACTGGAATATCTTTATAGCCGTAATAATTACGAAGGAAACCGTTTTAGGATGAGTGGTCGAACGACACGCTTGTTTTCGGAAAAGGCCTATATTGAGGGGTATACAGCCTATGGCGATAAGGACAAAGCGCTAAAATACTACTTGAGTACGGCATTTACATTAAATGGAGAGCGTATTGTTCAATTTCCCGCGAATTATTTGCGCTTTACCGTACAGCACGACGTTATGGAACCAGGGCGAGGTTTGGGTTTCTTAAAAGGAGATGGTTTTTTCCGTTCGTTTGGGAAGAACAGGCCTAATAAATGGCAGTTTAACGATATCTATCGTCTCGATCATTTGATTGAATTTGGGAATCATATTAGTGTAGGAACGGCATTTACACATACGCGCAGGCAACCTCGCGGTGATTTGTTTTATATCAATAGCCTACCTATACCGGATACAGTTCGTCAAGTAAATACCAATGATCTACAGTTGATTTTGCGCTGGGCTCCGAATGAAGAATTTACCTATCATAACCTAGATCGGGGAACGGTAGAGAATAAATATCCCATCTTTACATTGCAATATAATAAAGGTTTGAAAGGCTTTTGGGGGGCAGATTATAGTTATGATGCGCTGCGGTTCAGTGTATTCAAACGATTGTTCTTATCGCCAGCAGGACAAGCTGATTTTGAATTCTCCGGCGGGAGAATTTGGGGGAAACACCTGCCTTATACCTTATTGGAGCTTCCAGAGGTCAATAGAGATAAGCAGGGCCCCTTGGTGAATTTTGATTTGATGGCTACCTCCGAATTTGTTTCAGACCAGTTTTTGAAATTGACTTATTATCACAATTGGAACGGTTTCTTTTTTAATAGAATACCTTTGTTCAGAAGACTGAAGTGGCGTGAAGTGACGGGATTCAAAGCTTTTTATGGCAAATTAAGTGATGCCAATAATCCTTTTGTTACGCCCGAAAATATTCAGTTTGAGGCGGACAAAGATGGTATTATTCAAACAAAAGCCCTGCGTAACAAACCGTATGTCGAAGGACTTGTGGGGGTGGATAATATCTTTAAATTGATTAGATTAGAGTATAAAAAGAGATTAAGCTATAAAGGTGGTGAAGGAGTTCCTTCTGACACCTTTACGGCATCCTTACATTTTAATTTTTAG
- a CDS encoding enoyl-CoA hydratase/isomerase family protein translates to MVQYSNLQYAIKDSIGYVIINREPQLNALNQETLDELQDIFKHFNSDDHVRGIILTGAGHKAFAAGADIKEFMDLSVIQARWLSERGHIIFTDLIEASPKPVIAAINGYALGGGLEVALACHIRIASENAKMGLPEVSLGLIPGYGGTQRLPKLIGKGQAMQMILTGDMIDAQQAYEIGLVNEVIAQDKLIARAEEILQKIFTRSRVAITNAIAAINAAEDRQQNGNKVEMDAFGHLFGTEDFKEGVSAFLGKRTPNFE, encoded by the coding sequence ATGGTCCAATATTCAAATTTACAGTACGCTATTAAAGATAGCATTGGCTATGTCATCATTAATCGCGAGCCGCAGCTGAATGCCCTAAATCAGGAAACACTTGATGAATTGCAAGATATCTTTAAACATTTCAATTCCGACGATCATGTAAGGGGTATTATCCTGACTGGTGCTGGACACAAAGCATTTGCCGCAGGCGCAGATATTAAGGAATTTATGGATTTGTCTGTGATTCAGGCACGATGGCTTAGTGAAAGAGGACATATTATTTTTACGGATCTTATCGAAGCTTCCCCGAAGCCAGTTATTGCCGCTATAAATGGATATGCTTTAGGTGGAGGGCTCGAGGTGGCTTTAGCTTGCCATATCCGCATAGCTTCTGAAAATGCTAAGATGGGACTTCCGGAGGTTTCTCTGGGGCTGATTCCGGGTTACGGCGGTACGCAGCGTTTGCCCAAATTGATCGGAAAAGGACAGGCGATGCAAATGATTTTAACGGGCGATATGATTGATGCGCAGCAGGCTTATGAAATAGGACTGGTCAATGAGGTGATCGCACAGGATAAACTAATTGCCCGGGCGGAGGAAATACTCCAAAAGATATTTACGCGCTCGCGTGTTGCCATAACAAATGCCATTGCGGCCATTAACGCCGCTGAAGACAGACAACAGAATGGGAATAAGGTGGAAATGGACGCCTTCGGTCATTTGTTCGGAACAGAAGATTTCAAAGAAGGTGTGTCGGCGTTTTTAGGGAAAAGGACACCCAATTTTGAATAA